A genome region from Nocardiopsis exhalans includes the following:
- a CDS encoding MFS transporter: MTTATPPVSATASGNQRLGGAFHRFWGAGLFTNLADGMILVALPLIAVTLTQDPLLVAGLTATRFLPWLLLAPLSGVLLDRVHRIRAMVVSNTVAASVMVALILTLVTGNLTIWALYAAMFALICCETVTDPANRLAVVQLVPARLLDRANSRVEGGRLVAQDCLGGPVAGFLFAAGAVAPLLGIAGSYVLCVALLCAVPLVWRRSGPEHKDADAGGETESAGSEGFWRSTGEGFRQVFGDRILRGNMLCNAGMMVGGNMGGAVMVLYAQQDLGVPAVFFGVFMMSMAIGGLGGALAGDRLITRFGRRAVVLGGYLGMAACFAGVALSVAPHTAFVLLTGAGFLMVVSNIAASPYYQTVVPDQVRGRIAGVSRMIGWGVTPVGALAGGMLGRIDLALPFLVGGVLMAVTALLARRIVTETARRVDLRLTEMNEAASTGEQDPETGTEERAGETGAEVTGFAGENTAEGRQR, encoded by the coding sequence TTGACCACCGCGACACCACCCGTATCCGCAACCGCGTCCGGCAACCAGCGCCTCGGCGGTGCCTTCCACCGCTTCTGGGGCGCCGGGCTCTTCACCAACCTGGCCGACGGCATGATCCTCGTCGCCCTGCCGCTGATCGCCGTCACCCTCACCCAGGATCCCCTGCTGGTCGCCGGGCTCACCGCCACCCGCTTCCTGCCCTGGCTGCTGCTGGCCCCGCTGTCCGGCGTGCTGCTGGACCGGGTGCACCGGATACGCGCCATGGTGGTGTCCAACACCGTCGCCGCCTCGGTCATGGTCGCTCTGATCCTGACCCTGGTCACCGGGAACCTGACCATCTGGGCGCTCTACGCCGCGATGTTCGCGTTGATCTGCTGTGAGACCGTCACCGACCCGGCCAACCGCCTGGCCGTGGTCCAACTGGTCCCCGCCCGCCTGCTCGACCGGGCCAACAGCCGGGTCGAGGGCGGCCGCCTGGTCGCCCAGGACTGCCTGGGCGGACCGGTGGCCGGTTTCCTGTTCGCGGCCGGTGCCGTCGCCCCGCTGCTGGGCATCGCCGGTTCCTACGTGCTGTGCGTGGCCCTGCTGTGCGCGGTCCCCCTGGTCTGGCGCCGCTCCGGGCCTGAGCACAAGGACGCGGACGCGGGTGGTGAAACGGAATCAGCCGGGTCCGAGGGGTTCTGGCGCTCCACCGGTGAAGGGTTCCGGCAGGTCTTCGGAGACCGCATCCTGCGCGGCAACATGCTCTGCAACGCCGGGATGATGGTCGGGGGGAACATGGGCGGAGCCGTGATGGTGCTCTACGCCCAGCAGGACCTCGGGGTCCCCGCCGTGTTCTTCGGGGTCTTCATGATGTCCATGGCCATCGGAGGGCTGGGCGGAGCCCTGGCGGGTGACCGGCTGATCACCCGGTTCGGTCGGCGCGCGGTCGTGCTCGGCGGCTACCTGGGAATGGCCGCCTGTTTCGCGGGAGTGGCTCTGTCCGTGGCGCCCCACACGGCGTTCGTCCTGCTCACGGGGGCGGGTTTCCTCATGGTCGTTTCCAACATCGCGGCCAGTCCCTACTACCAGACCGTGGTCCCCGACCAGGTGCGGGGCCGAATCGCCGGGGTCAGCAGGATGATCGGTTGGGGAGTCACCCCGGTCGGCGCTCTGGCGGGCGGGATGCTCGGCAGGATCGACCTGGCGCTGCCGTTCCTGGTCGGCGGGGTGCTCATGGCCGTCACCGCGCTGCTCGCACGAAGGATCGTCACCGAGACCGCCCGTCGGGTCGACCTGAGACTGACCGAGATGAACGAGGCGGCGAGCACGGGAGAACAGGACCCGGAGACAGGCACGGAGGAGCGCGCCGGGGAGACCGGGGCCGAGGTGACCGGCTTCGCAGGGGAGAACACGGCCGAGGGGCGTCAGCGGTGA
- a CDS encoding ArsR/SmtB family transcription factor has product MSEEEETEQSNPPPKPMEVGAEALRGLAHPLRARILDELSVQGPATATILGKRLGESSGSTSYHLRQLARFGFVETDPERSGGRDRWWRVRPGGWHMRGTRFLRSPATREAAEIVLDGYYRGRQERAERWRRVLQEHSESPRVRRWSEAYQDSVSHLRLTPEETEEFAGEINALVREWARRFQDRTAQSHPDTEPVELQTDLFPNLTDLTDPADLPERETDPGENREDTGPDDAGDPPQ; this is encoded by the coding sequence ATGAGCGAAGAGGAAGAGACCGAACAGAGCAACCCGCCCCCCAAACCCATGGAGGTCGGGGCAGAGGCCCTGCGGGGGCTGGCCCACCCGCTGCGCGCCCGGATTCTGGACGAACTCTCCGTCCAGGGGCCCGCCACCGCCACCATCCTGGGCAAACGCCTGGGGGAGAGCAGCGGGTCCACCAGCTACCACCTGCGCCAGCTCGCCCGGTTCGGGTTCGTCGAGACCGACCCCGAACGCTCGGGCGGCCGCGACCGCTGGTGGCGGGTCCGCCCCGGCGGCTGGCACATGCGTGGTACGCGGTTCCTGCGCAGCCCCGCCACCCGCGAGGCCGCCGAGATCGTCCTGGACGGCTACTACCGAGGGCGCCAGGAACGCGCCGAGCGCTGGCGGCGGGTCCTCCAGGAGCACTCCGAGTCCCCGAGGGTGCGCCGCTGGAGTGAGGCCTACCAGGACTCGGTCTCCCACCTGCGGCTGACCCCCGAGGAGACCGAGGAGTTCGCCGGGGAGATCAACGCGCTGGTCCGGGAATGGGCGCGCCGCTTCCAGGACCGGACCGCCCAGAGCCACCCGGACACGGAGCCGGTGGAGCTGCAGACCGATCTCTTCCCCAACCTCACTGACCTCACCGACCCCGCCGACCTCCCTGAACGGGAGACGGATCCGGGTGAGAACCGCGAAGACACCGGCCCCGACGACGCGGGCGATCCTCCGCAGTAG
- a CDS encoding Tex family protein — protein MTTPVTPTIDQRIAEELGVGAHQVSAAVDMLDAGSTVPFIARYRKEATGALDDAQLRALEERLRYLRELAERRSAILESIRSQGKLDDELEARINAADSKARLEDIYLPYKPKRRTKAQIAREAGLEPLAEGLIGDPNQDPQEVAAAYVDADKGVADTKAALDGARAILVERFAEDADLTGTLRERLWEKGRLGSTVREGKEEAGAKFADYFDFSEPLTALPSHRVLAMYRGEKEEVLTLNLEPEETPEAGADGTVPRSTYENAIASHFEIVDRGRPADRWLQDTVRWAWRTRILVRLDIDVRMRLWQQAEDDGVNVFAANLRDLLLAAPAGSRATLGLDPGLRTGVKVAVTDPTGKVVATDTVFPHAPRRDWDGSIDSLARLCAAHDVELVAIGNGTASRETDKLAGDLIKRHPELKLTKVMVSEAGASVYSASAYASEELPDLDVSLRGAASIARRLQDPLAELVKIDPKSIGVGQYQHDLAESKLSRSLDAVVEDCVNGVGVDVNTASVPLLTRVSGVTSTLARNIVSHRDANGPFRTREALRSVPRLGPKAFEQCAGFLRVPNGDDPLDASAVHPEAYPVVRRILDRAGTDLPSLIGDKKALSGIRPEDFVDDKFGLPTVTDILSELDKPGRDPRPAFTTATFKEGVEKLSDLEQGMILEGVVTNVAAFGAFVDVGVHQDGLVHVSALSRKFVEDPRDIVKPGDIVKVKVQDVDIPRKRISLTMRLDDEAPAPGGQDQGGRNQGGRSGGRGERGGQGGNGGGGGRSGRGGEQRRGGGNGGQNRGGRGNAGRDNAPAPSGAMADALRRAGLGK, from the coding sequence GTGACGACCCCTGTGACACCCACGATCGACCAGCGCATCGCCGAGGAGCTCGGCGTGGGCGCGCACCAGGTCAGTGCCGCCGTCGACATGCTCGACGCCGGGTCGACCGTGCCCTTCATCGCCCGGTACCGCAAGGAGGCGACCGGAGCGCTGGACGACGCCCAGCTGCGCGCCCTCGAGGAACGCCTGCGCTACCTGCGTGAACTGGCCGAACGCCGGAGCGCGATCCTGGAGTCGATCCGTTCCCAGGGCAAGTTGGACGACGAGCTGGAGGCCCGCATCAACGCGGCCGACTCCAAGGCCCGTCTGGAGGACATCTACCTCCCCTACAAGCCCAAGCGCCGCACCAAGGCCCAGATCGCCCGCGAGGCCGGTCTCGAACCGCTCGCCGAGGGGCTGATCGGGGACCCGAACCAGGACCCGCAGGAGGTCGCCGCCGCCTACGTGGACGCCGACAAGGGCGTGGCCGACACCAAGGCCGCCCTGGACGGGGCCCGCGCGATCCTGGTGGAGCGCTTCGCCGAGGACGCCGACCTCACCGGCACCCTGCGCGAGCGCCTGTGGGAGAAGGGCCGCCTGGGCTCGACCGTCCGCGAGGGCAAGGAGGAGGCCGGGGCCAAGTTCGCCGACTACTTCGACTTCTCCGAACCCCTGACCGCGCTCCCCTCGCACCGCGTCCTGGCCATGTACCGGGGCGAGAAGGAGGAAGTCCTCACGCTCAACCTGGAGCCGGAGGAGACCCCCGAGGCGGGCGCCGACGGCACCGTGCCGCGCAGCACCTACGAGAACGCCATCGCTTCCCACTTCGAGATCGTGGACCGGGGCCGCCCCGCCGACCGCTGGCTCCAGGACACCGTGCGCTGGGCCTGGCGCACCCGCATCCTGGTCCGCCTGGACATCGACGTGCGGATGCGCCTGTGGCAGCAGGCCGAGGACGACGGCGTCAACGTCTTCGCGGCCAACCTGCGCGACCTGTTGCTGGCGGCTCCCGCCGGGAGCCGCGCCACCCTGGGCCTGGACCCGGGGCTGCGCACCGGGGTGAAGGTCGCCGTCACCGACCCCACCGGCAAGGTCGTGGCCACCGACACCGTCTTCCCGCACGCGCCGCGCCGTGACTGGGACGGGTCGATCGACAGCCTGGCCCGGCTGTGCGCCGCGCACGACGTGGAGCTGGTCGCGATCGGCAACGGCACCGCCTCGCGTGAGACGGACAAGCTGGCGGGCGACCTGATCAAGCGCCACCCCGAGCTCAAGCTGACCAAGGTGATGGTCTCGGAGGCGGGCGCCTCGGTCTACTCGGCCTCGGCCTACGCCTCCGAGGAGCTGCCGGACCTGGACGTTTCCCTGCGCGGGGCCGCCTCCATCGCCCGGCGCCTGCAGGACCCTTTGGCCGAGCTGGTCAAGATCGACCCCAAGTCCATCGGTGTGGGCCAGTACCAGCACGACCTGGCGGAGTCGAAGCTGTCGCGCTCGCTGGACGCCGTGGTCGAGGACTGTGTGAACGGTGTGGGCGTGGACGTCAACACCGCCTCGGTGCCGCTGCTGACCCGGGTGTCGGGCGTGACGTCCACCCTGGCCCGCAACATCGTCTCGCACCGCGACGCCAACGGCCCCTTCCGCACCCGCGAGGCCCTGCGTTCGGTGCCGCGGCTGGGCCCCAAGGCGTTCGAGCAGTGCGCGGGCTTCCTGCGGGTGCCGAACGGCGACGACCCGCTGGACGCCTCCGCTGTGCACCCCGAGGCCTACCCGGTGGTGCGGCGCATCCTGGACCGGGCCGGGACCGACCTGCCCTCGCTGATCGGTGACAAGAAGGCGCTGTCGGGCATCCGCCCCGAGGACTTCGTCGACGACAAGTTCGGGCTGCCGACCGTCACCGACATCCTCAGCGAGCTGGACAAGCCCGGCCGCGACCCGCGTCCCGCCTTCACCACCGCCACCTTCAAGGAGGGTGTGGAGAAGCTGAGCGACCTGGAGCAGGGCATGATCCTGGAGGGGGTGGTCACCAACGTGGCCGCCTTCGGCGCGTTCGTGGACGTGGGCGTGCACCAGGACGGGCTGGTCCACGTGTCGGCGCTCTCGCGCAAGTTCGTGGAGGACCCGCGCGACATCGTCAAGCCGGGCGACATCGTCAAGGTCAAGGTGCAGGACGTCGACATCCCGCGCAAGCGGATCTCGCTGACCATGCGCCTGGACGACGAGGCGCCCGCCCCCGGCGGCCAGGACCAGGGCGGCCGGAACCAGGGCGGCAGGAGTGGCGGACGTGGTGAGCGCGGCGGCCAGGGCGGCAACGGCGGTGGCGGTGGTCGCAGTGGCCGCGGCGGCGAGCAGCGCCGTGGCGGCGGCAACGGCGGCCAGAACCGCGGCGGTCGCGGCAACGCCGGACGCGACAATGCTCCGGCGCCCTCGGGGGCGATGGCCGACGCGCTGCGCCGCGCCGGTCTGGGCAAGTAA
- a CDS encoding GTP pyrophosphokinase, with product MSYKFAIDTVMAKVNILNEEFRYTHDHNPIEHVSSRLKTPASIMEKAQRRGVPFDLNAIRGAILDIAGIRVTCSFVSDTYSIRDMLTGHEDIKVMEERDYIRSPKPNGYRSLHLLVETPVRMSDRTVDVPVEIQIRTIAMDFWASLEHKIYYKYGKSVPERLLDEIREAAETANRLDVTMERLHGEVREQGDRARTTLPGPEDLRKLPLAEELLRALADRVNSERSD from the coding sequence ATGTCCTACAAGTTCGCCATCGACACCGTGATGGCCAAGGTCAACATCCTCAACGAGGAGTTCCGCTACACCCACGACCACAACCCGATCGAGCACGTCAGCTCCCGGCTCAAGACCCCGGCGAGCATCATGGAGAAGGCGCAGCGGCGCGGGGTGCCCTTCGACCTCAACGCGATCCGCGGGGCGATCCTCGACATCGCCGGTATCCGGGTGACGTGCAGTTTCGTCTCGGACACCTACTCGATCCGGGACATGCTGACCGGGCACGAGGACATCAAGGTGATGGAGGAGCGCGACTACATCCGCTCTCCCAAACCCAACGGCTACCGCAGCCTGCACCTGCTGGTGGAGACCCCGGTGCGGATGTCGGACCGGACCGTGGACGTGCCGGTGGAGATCCAGATCCGCACCATCGCGATGGACTTCTGGGCCAGCCTGGAACACAAGATCTACTACAAGTACGGCAAGTCGGTCCCCGAGCGGCTGTTGGACGAGATCCGCGAGGCGGCCGAGACCGCCAACCGGTTGGACGTGACCATGGAGCGCCTGCACGGCGAGGTCCGCGAGCAGGGGGACCGGGCCAGGACCACGCTGCCCGGGCCGGAGGACCTGCGCAAGCTGCCGCTGGCCGAAGAGCTCCTTCGGGCGCTGGCCGACCGGGTCAACTCCGAGCGCTCCGACTGA